TACACTCCCTTATCGATGAAGAATTGGCGTAACCTCTTTAATGATTGTTTGCATCTCAATTGCACATTGCTCATACATCTTTTTTGCTTTCTCATTTCTTGTGGTCAGTCCGAATAACATAAGATCTGCTTCGCATTTTTTTAACGTTGCAAATAACTTTTCCTTTTCCTGCGGCTTAGCCACCTTTAACTGATCATCATACAAATCCACATAAAATTCGCCGTATGTGTCGACCTGCCCAAGGTACACATTCTCCGCAGTAACACCAAGCTTCTCCAACTCCGTATTCAACCACTGTCGGCTTAATCCAATTGTTGCCAAGGGCTCGTCCATTATTTTTCCATCCATAATAACCGCTTGAGGCTCCTGCTCTGGTCCAACCTTGATTCCTAGATGCTTCGGAGTCAGCGGTTGATTTTCTCTCGTAAGCAGTACATTAATATCTCCGCTTGGTTCAATGATCGCGAACTCCACATCCGCTACCTTAAACGCCATTTTCTTGCGTAGCTGTTCCATGAGCTCATCTGTTGTGAGTCTTTCCTTTTTTAGATTATCTTCAAGCACTTTTCCATCTTTAATTAGAACAGTTCCTTTGCTTTCAAAAAAATCTCTCATTTTCTTACTTTTGAGTTGGAGAAATTCAATCCCGAGTGAGAAGAGCGCCCACACGCCTACTGCTACGATCCCAAGATGCAAATTCGTATTTAAGTCCAATGAGATGTAGGCAACAATGCTCCCGAGTGTAATTCCGGTAATATATTCAAAAAGAGACATCTGTGATACTTGCCTTTTCCCTAAAACCTTCGTAACTATGAAGAGCACAACAACTGCCAATAACGTTCGTAAAGCCACTTCAATCCAATCAGGCACGTGACAAGCCTCCTCCTCATGGTCAACAAGTCGCAATGTTATTTATGTTCTGTTAAGATCATCTATTTTATGAAGTCACCCTAGAGAGATCTTCTGGTTTAGAAGGGAATAGTTTCTCCGCATAAAATAGACCTTTAGCTACGATAATAATGTTGTTGTAGACGGGAGGTGATTTCATTGACAGTAGCATCTGATGTAAAAACATGTGTTGCCTCACTTAAGAGCGCTCAAGCAAGTCTTGAGCAATTCGCCCTGGCCACTCAAAACCAAGAAGCTAAAACTCTCTTCACAAATTGCGCAGGACAGACTCAACAAATTGTCCAGCAGGTGGAAACCCGGGTACAACAATTAGAAAACGAAGAACCGCAATATAAAGGCTTCTAAATTACCAACTCATTATGCAAAACAAAAGATGCATTCCCTCCCT
This portion of the Cohnella abietis genome encodes:
- a CDS encoding DUF1657 domain-containing protein; translated protein: MTVASDVKTCVASLKSAQASLEQFALATQNQEAKTLFTNCAGQTQQIVQQVETRVQQLENEEPQYKGF
- a CDS encoding DUF421 domain-containing protein — encoded protein: MPDWIEVALRTLLAVVVLFIVTKVLGKRQVSQMSLFEYITGITLGSIVAYISLDLNTNLHLGIVAVGVWALFSLGIEFLQLKSKKMRDFFESKGTVLIKDGKVLEDNLKKERLTTDELMEQLRKKMAFKVADVEFAIIEPSGDINVLLTRENQPLTPKHLGIKVGPEQEPQAVIMDGKIMDEPLATIGLSRQWLNTELEKLGVTAENVYLGQVDTYGEFYVDLYDDQLKVAKPQEKEKLFATLKKCEADLMLFGLTTRNEKAKKMYEQCAIEMQTIIKEVTPILHR